The DNA sequence TGGCTGGCAAAAGTTTACCGATGCAGTTATCAAAAAACTCTCTGATGAAAAAGAACATTTGGTTTTTATATTATGGGGTGGACCGTCACAAAAAAAAGAGTTTCTCATCGATACAACAAAACATTGTATTATTAAATCTTCTCACCCTTCTCCGCTCTCGGCATACAGAGGTTTTTTTCATTCAAAGCCTTTTTCCAGAGCAAATAAGTATTTGATCAAACATAAGAAAAAGCCTGTTGAATGGTGTCTCAGTGCAGAACAAACTCTGCTATGACAGGCAGATGGTCTGAATAGCCTTTCCCTTTGTGACGTCTTAATCTGCTCCTGGTTGTCTGCCATCTGTAAATCTCTTTTCCTTTAAACAGATAGGGCTTTTCAAAAGCAGTGATACTATGTGGTTTATAATCAATGCATTTTTTATCAAGAAGTGCGGCTGTGACTAAAATACTGTCCATTGCTTCTTTTTTGCCTCTATAGATATAGCTGTATCTTTTTTCTAATTCAGTGTCATACCATAAGTTGTAAAAATCATAAGGTGCCAGATGTATATTTAGTGATGAATTCTGATACTTTATAGTACCCAGTATATGATTGATACCTGTTATTCCATCTGTGTCATTATGTTTTCTTTTTCTTTTAAAAATTTCATACTCTTCATAATCAGAATTAAAATCACCAAGTGCAATTATATTTTTATTTTTTCCCAGTTCTTCAATTCTTTTTCTGAGTTTTTTTGCAGAGACTATACGCATGCTTTCCGGACCTGCTTTTGATTTCCAATGATTAATTAAGATATACAAATCTTCATTGCCTATTTTAAATTTCACTTCTAAAATATTTCTATATCTGTAGGAAGATGTGACAGCAATTTCATGTGTATATACAAACGGAATTTTACTCAAAATGGCTACTTTGATTGTTGTAGATTTTAAATTGGCAATTTTATAGTACTGGTAATAAACTCCTTCTCTTTTTAAAGTATATCGTAGATCTTTGAGTGCCTGAAGAGATTCTATCTCTTGGAGTCCAATGATATCGGGATTGATATCTTTGATGACTTTTGCAATATTTTTAAGTTTTTTTCTATAATTTTTATCATTCCAATTTGATTTTGCATAAGGAATATATTCTTTATACTCATGTCCGTTTCGTTGCAAATCAAAAAGATTTTCAACATTATATGTTGCAATTTTCAAAGTTGTTTCTCCATACATTAATGTGATAAGCAGAGTTAAAAGAAAGAATACTCTCACTTTATTATACCGTTGAGTCTTAATAGTTGCGTTGTATCGGCATCTCTGCCCATCAGTTCATAAAAAAGTTCTTGCATACTTTGTGAACCGCCACGGTGTAAAATGATATTTTGATATTTTTTTGCTGTAGGGGAATTGAAAATATTTTCATCTACTACGGTGTAAAAAGTATCTGCACTCAGAACTTCGGCCCATTTGTAGCTGTAGTATCCTGCAGCATACCCACCTGAAAATATATGTGAAAATCCGTTTTGGAACTTGTTGTATTTTGGTGGTTTTATCAGTGCGGTTTTTTCTCGTATGGTGTCAAGCAGATTTTGCACTTCATCTCCCTTGTAAACTTTAGTATGCAGTTTAAAATCAAAGAGTGAAAATTCCAATTGTCTGAGCATACCCATTGCAGATAAAAAGTTTTTACTTTTTACGAGTTTATCTATCATTTCATCTGAAATAGTTTCATTTGTTTCATAGTGTTTTGCAAACATTTTGAGAACCTGAGGCTCATAAGCAAAATTTTCTAAAAACTGAGACGGAAATTCAACAGCATCCCATTCTACTCCATTGACACCGCTTACTTCATTTTCATTTACTTCACTCAGGATATGATGCAAAGTATGTCCTGTTTCATGAAAAAGAGTGACAACATCATCATGACGAAGCAGTGAAGGATTTGTATCATTTGATGGAGGAAAACTGCATACTATAAAGGCTGAGGCCAGCTGTTTTTTGCCTGCTTCATCTATGCAGTGTGTTTGCCAGTTATGCATCCATGCTCCGCCCCGTTTTGATTCTCTTGCTTCTAAATCAAGATAGATACGGGCTTTGAGTATGTCATTTTCATACACATCATAGGCATAGGCTTTTTCATGCCACAATTTTTCTTTCACCTGTTTACATGTAACATTAAAAAGCTTATCCACGAAAGTAAACATCCCTGCAATAACATTTTTTTGTTCAAAATAAGGGCGATACTCCTCTTCATCTATGTCATATTGCTCTTTTTTTAATATTTCTGCATAGTAAGAGGTATCATGACTCTCCAGTTTGTGTGGAGCGATATTTTGAAGTTCCTGCAGTTCATTTTTTGCCTGGGGAATTGAATTTTCAAGTAAATTTTCTAAAAACCCTAAAACACTTTTTGTATCTTCGGCCATTTTTGTAGCAAGAGAAAGTTCTGCATAGTTTTTGAACCCTAAAAGCTGACTCATCTCCTGTCGCAGTGCCAACAGTTCATCAATTATTTTTGCATTCTGGGGTGCGCGTGAAACATAGGCACGGTAGAGTTCCTCTCGAATTGCTCTGTTCTTTCCATAGGTCATATAGGCTATGTATGATGGCATTTGCAGTGTCAATTTATATTTTACAACGCCATCGTCTTCAAATTTGGCATTTTCTATTTCACTTTTTGGCAAACCTTCTATATCTGCTTCATCAGTAATTATATATTCGTAGGCATTTGTTGCATCAAGCAGGTTTTGAGAAAAGTTATTGGAAAGTTCACTTTTTTTCAAGTTTATTTCCTGGAGCCTCTGTTTTGTTTTTTTATCTAGATGGGCACCGCTTAATTCAAAATGTAAAATATTTAATGCTAAAACTCTTTTTTGTTCACTGTTGAGGGATGTTTGTTCTTTTTGCATTATTTCTTTATATGCATTGTATATTTCAATGTTTTGTGAAAGCTGTGTCGAATACTCTGTAATAAGAGGGAGTGCTTCTGTATAGACCTTTTGTGTTTTTTCAGAGTTGTTTACCGCATTGAGATGAGACAGGGGTGTAAAAAACTGTTCAAGATACTCATCCATCATCTCCAGTGGTTTGACAAAGTTTGCATAGGTTTTTTCTTTTTGCCCAAGTAAGGTTTCTATCTTTTTGTTATTTTTATTGAGATGTTTTTGCAGTTCTTCTATAAAAGTATCCAAGTCACAATCAAATTGTAAAAATTTTGTCATCTATGTTTTCCTTTAGTCCTCAGTGTCTTTTTTCTGTCGCAGAGCACCGTATTTGTTTATGAGAATATTATCATACTTATTTGCATCTTTGATTAACTTTTCTATTGCAGTTTTTCCTTCTTCTTTTGTTAAGGAGGAGTCTACAACCAGATAGGAAAGATATACGCTGTTTTCATTGATAGAAAACTGTAAATAGGAGAGTTTGTTGTTCTCCTGGAGCAAAAAATCATACATCTTTTCAATATTTTCTTTGGGAATACCGCAAAGCTTGGCATCTCCTATAATAATGCCGTTTTCATAATAGTTTATATTGATTCTTGCAGTTCCCTTGTCTATTCTCCAGGATGATTGGCTTCTTCTTGCCAGGGTAACATTTATGCCCAGGGACTCCAGTATATCTTCTATGAGTTTTGTCGGGCCTATAGGTGTGTAGCCTTTTCGTCTGAGTCTGGCTATTTCAAGTTCTGCTCCACATTTTGGGCAGTAGTCATTTTTTATATCTTTTTCTTGGATAAGATTTTTGCACGAAGGGCATTTAATGACATTTTCTACTCCGAGCTGTTTAAAAGCGGTGAGTGCATCTTGAAGATAATGTACAGGGAGTGCAAAACCCAAATTATTTGCATTTTGAATAATGAAAGTATTGACTCCTGTAACTTCCCCTTTGTCATTTAACAGAGGACCTCCGCTGTTTCCCGGGTTAATGGCAGCATCAATCTGAATATATTCAAGGTCTCCCATAAGTCTGGCTGCACGGGAAACAATTCCCTCTGTCGCTGTATAATTAAGACCGTAAGGGTGCCCAATGGCTATGGTGGTATCACCGTTTTCTACGTTGGTTTTGGCAAGTTTAAGCGGGTTTTTTGGTTGTTTGAATTCATATTTTATAAATGCCAAATCATAATAGGGGTCATCATAAATAACTTTTGCAATACTTCGCTCAAAGTGCTCTGCTTTGATTACAACTTCTCTCAGCCCCGAACATACATGCGAATTTGTAATAATAAGATTATCTATAATAAAACCTGTTCCGCTGCCATAGGGTGTCATTATCTGTATAATATTTTCAATGTAGGTTTCTAAAAGAGTTTGCGTATTCATTTGCTAGGCCTCATGAAAATCCAGATTTTTTAATGCACTGAAGTAACTGTTTGAAAAATCATTGAGTGAACTGAAATCAAGTTCATCACCAAAAGCGCTCAGCAGTTTATACTGATGTCTGTACCTGGAAACTGTTTCGTCAATTTGAGAGATTATCTCACTTTCTAAAAACTGGTTCTTTTGCGTATCATAATATCCTTTGCATCCCAGCGCATTCATATACTCAGCATAAATGACACAAATATAAATATGGAGTAATTTTCTGGCCGCAGGGTTCAATCCGTAGTTATACAGAGCATACAAGGCTATATAACTGTAAATGGTTGGTATGATCTGAGGATGGCGGTTGTTTTTGTACCATCTGAGCTTTATAAGTGATTCTTCTATAAAGTCAACAAACTCATCATAAGAACTTTTTTCAATTTGGCTGAATGTGTATTTGGCTTCATAAAAGTTTTGACTGAAGTCATCAAAATCAAGCTTTTCAAGACTTAAAATATATTTTGCAAGTTCCGCATTTTTTACTTCTGGCAGTGCTTCTTCATCTGCAAAATAATTTTGAAGTTTTTTTGTCATTTTTTGATAGATTTTAGACTTTGGTACCAAAAGATAGTCAATTTTAAATAAAAAGTTTAGATATAGAAATGCCTGCATACCTATACTGTCCTCTGCCGGCAATGTCTGTATTTTTGCATTAAGCTCTTCTGTCCAAATATGTAAATACTTATACTTTACATGTAACTCGGCAGTGTCAAGTTTTTGAATGTGGCCGATGTCCTCTAACTCTTTTTGTTCGAATTCACTAAGCATGTGTTCTTTGTCGTAATCTGCATTCAGTGCCAGTTCTCTTAAAGGATAAAAAGCTTTCTTGGGGGTCATAGTAATATTGTCAAGACTGAGTTTTAATTTAATATGGTCGCCGTCACTGCAGTAATTTACATAGGTAAACTGGTAATTTCTTTCAAGTGCGTAGCGTTTGAGTGCAACATTTGCATTTTTTGCCTTGACCATAGTCACTTCGGCGTAGAGTTTTTTGTTTGTTGTGAAGCCGTTGATCTTTGCACTGCCTTGATACAGGATAAACTTCAAAGACTCCTTTTCCCGGGTGAGTATAATATTTTGATTGGGAAGACCGTTTTTGTAATTCATCAGAGAGTTGAAAAAGAATGTATAGGCATTTAAAATTTCTTTTTTTTCAAAGGCTTCGTAGGCTTTGTTAAAGAGTTCTTCTTCATTTTCTGCGATATCTGCATGAATACCTCTTCCAAAGCTTTTTGAACAATAGGACTTTGGCCGGAAAAAGTGGAACCAGTTCATAAATTTCCTTTTAGGGATGCCCTTTATTTTAATACCAAATAGATAAGTATAAAGTTTATAACTGTCATTATAGTAAAAGCCCTCTTATAAAAGAGTAAGGGTGATTTTTCAATGAGTGGTGCATTTTTAATAAAGTAGGGTTTTACCTTCTGCGGATGTGTAAGTTCATATTTCATCTCAGAGTAATGCTCATACCTTTGGTCTTTTTGAAGTGCAATAGCACGCATGATAACACTGTCAAGCCAATCAGGTATATTTGAATTGTAATAACTCGGTTTTTTGGCTTCTTTGAATGTCGGGTTTTGAAAGGGTTCTATCTCGCCGTAAGGGTATTTCCCCGTAAGACTTAAATAGAGTGTCACACCAATGGCAAAAATTTCGCTTGTTTCACTTATGGACTCGCCTTGAAATCGTTCAGGTGCCAAAAAACTCGGTGTACCGGCGCGGGACTCTTCTGAAAATATCTCTGTAATACTGCCAAAATCAATAACCTTGTATTCTGTATTATCATCGTCAATTTTGGCAATCATGATATTGTTTGGCTTGATATCACCGTGTACAAGATCATATTTAAGTAAAAACTGAGACATGTTTAAAAGTGTTTGCGCAAGTTCCACAGCATCATCTATCGTTACATGTAAGTGTGATGCCAGGTAATTATTTAAATCTTCTCCATCAAAGAGCTGCATAACATAGTATCGGGCACTTCTGTTTTTTGGAATGACAGCCTTTGGGAAAAACTTTGCTTTGAGACGTTTGGCATTCCATGCTTCTTTGACAAACAGATCTAAGATCTGATTATCTTCTTTGGACTCAACCGGTGCAAACTTTATAACATATTGCTTTGTTTTTTTACTTGCAAGCCAGGTTCTTTCATTTTGTATGAGAGGTTTTTCAAGTTTATAGCCGTCTATGGTCTGACCTGCTTTGAGTGACCGTGGAATATCCAGTTTTTGCTGTTTGAGTATCTCTATCTCATCAGCATTGAGTACTTCCAACACAACTGCTGTTGTATCATCAGGAAGATGGTCTTTTGTATGGTTACTTGCTCGCTTGACAAGAGCAATAGCTCCTTTTGAAATATTGTCTTTTATTTCATTTTCAGAAAGTACATTATACAAACCATCGCTGCAAAGAAGAATTTTATCATTTTTCTGAATAATATTTTCAAAATAGTAGGGTTCTACATCCTCACTGATACCAATAGCCTGCGTCAGGACATTTTCATATCCTTCTTCTTGCATGGCATGGTCAGATGAGAGCTGTGTCAGTGAAGCATCTCTGAGGAGATATACTCTGCTGTCTCCGACATTTACGCCGTATAAACGGTTTCCTTCTATAACAACGAGAGCAAGGGTTGTGATAAGTTCACTGCGTTCATAATTGAGTTGTGATTCTTTATAAAGAATTGTATTTATGGAATTGATAAATGTTTTTATAGATTTTTCGATTGACCATGACTTTGGGCGAATCTTAAAGTTGTTTATAAGATAGGAGGTCACTCTTTTTGCTGCTTGGGCACCTTCTTCGGCACTGCTGACACCATCACAGACTATGGCAACACTCAGGTTGCCGATAGTTGCCATATCATAAAAATCATCTCCGGTCAGTTCTTTGGTCTTTGCAAGTGAGAACCCGGAAGTTTTAATATTACCTTTTGCCATATTGCCCCTTTACATGTAAAGTAGATTATAGCAAAACGGTATTTATTTTAAAGAGTTTTTATGCCTGATTTTTTCTATGTGTGTAATATAAAGCCATACCTGTACAAATCGCTCCGCCAACAATATTTCCCAAAGTTACCGGAATTTCATTCCACAGCCACCACTGTGACACACTTACATTTGCACCAAGCATTATGCCTGCAGGAATAACAAACATATTTACAACGGCGTGTTCAAACCCCTGTCCAAAGAAAGTAAGAATCGGGAGCCACATAGCTGCAATTTTTCCTATTGTTGTTGTAGCTGTCAATGCCATAACGACACCCAAAGATACCATCCAGTTACAAAAAACAGCTTTTAAAAAGACGGTATAGATACCGTCTGCACCTATTTTTTCATATCCGATTGTTTTTGCTTCTGCAATATGCTTAATCATGTCTATGACAGGAGATGATTCCACATGTCCGAATTTTGTAGCAACCAGGCTGTAAAGAGCTGCAAAAAGCAGGCTGCCCAGTAGATTTCCTGTAAAGACCCAGAACCAGTTTACAGAGAGTTTTGCGAACCCGATTTTTTTGTCAAACAAAGATGTCGTCAATAAAGCAAAACTTCCGGTTACAAGCTCCAATCCCAGCAAAACAATCATAACAAAACCGACAGGGAAAATAAGCGCTCCGACAATAGGCAGATGTGTCTGAGTAGAAGCAACAATAGCCAGGGTTGTAGCAACCCCAAGAAGAGCACCCGCAAGGGAACCGCGTATCAATAAATCTTTTACACCCAATCCTGATTTGTATACTCCGGCTGTTACCATTCCATCTACAACTATCTCTGGTTTTACATAACTCATATGAATTCCTTATAATTTTATTTAATAAGTATAGCTTAAATTTGTATACTTAATAGGTTTATAA is a window from the Sulfurimonas hydrogeniphila genome containing:
- a CDS encoding endonuclease/exonuclease/phosphatase family protein; this encodes MKIATYNVENLFDLQRNGHEYKEYIPYAKSNWNDKNYRKKLKNIAKVIKDINPDIIGLQEIESLQALKDLRYTLKREGVYYQYYKIANLKSTTIKVAILSKIPFVYTHEIAVTSSYRYRNILEVKFKIGNEDLYILINHWKSKAGPESMRIVSAKKLRKRIEELGKNKNIIALGDFNSDYEEYEIFKRKRKHNDTDGITGINHILGTIKYQNSSLNIHLAPYDFYNLWYDTELEKRYSYIYRGKKEAMDSILVTAALLDKKCIDYKPHSITAFEKPYLFKGKEIYRWQTTRSRLRRHKGKGYSDHLPVIAEFVLH
- a CDS encoding M3 family metallopeptidase; translation: MTKFLQFDCDLDTFIEELQKHLNKNNKKIETLLGQKEKTYANFVKPLEMMDEYLEQFFTPLSHLNAVNNSEKTQKVYTEALPLITEYSTQLSQNIEIYNAYKEIMQKEQTSLNSEQKRVLALNILHFELSGAHLDKKTKQRLQEINLKKSELSNNFSQNLLDATNAYEYIITDEADIEGLPKSEIENAKFEDDGVVKYKLTLQMPSYIAYMTYGKNRAIREELYRAYVSRAPQNAKIIDELLALRQEMSQLLGFKNYAELSLATKMAEDTKSVLGFLENLLENSIPQAKNELQELQNIAPHKLESHDTSYYAEILKKEQYDIDEEEYRPYFEQKNVIAGMFTFVDKLFNVTCKQVKEKLWHEKAYAYDVYENDILKARIYLDLEARESKRGGAWMHNWQTHCIDEAGKKQLASAFIVCSFPPSNDTNPSLLRHDDVVTLFHETGHTLHHILSEVNENEVSGVNGVEWDAVEFPSQFLENFAYEPQVLKMFAKHYETNETISDEMIDKLVKSKNFLSAMGMLRQLEFSLFDFKLHTKVYKGDEVQNLLDTIREKTALIKPPKYNKFQNGFSHIFSGGYAAGYYSYKWAEVLSADTFYTVVDENIFNSPTAKKYQNIILHRGGSQSMQELFYELMGRDADTTQLLRLNGIIK
- a CDS encoding trypsin-like peptidase domain-containing protein: MNTQTLLETYIENIIQIMTPYGSGTGFIIDNLIITNSHVCSGLREVVIKAEHFERSIAKVIYDDPYYDLAFIKYEFKQPKNPLKLAKTNVENGDTTIAIGHPYGLNYTATEGIVSRAARLMGDLEYIQIDAAINPGNSGGPLLNDKGEVTGVNTFIIQNANNLGFALPVHYLQDALTAFKQLGVENVIKCPSCKNLIQEKDIKNDYCPKCGAELEIARLRRKGYTPIGPTKLIEDILESLGINVTLARRSQSSWRIDKGTARININYYENGIIIGDAKLCGIPKENIEKMYDFLLQENNKLSYLQFSINENSVYLSYLVVDSSLTKEEGKTAIEKLIKDANKYDNILINKYGALRQKKDTED
- a CDS encoding bifunctional protein-serine/threonine kinase/phosphatase — translated: MAKGNIKTSGFSLAKTKELTGDDFYDMATIGNLSVAIVCDGVSSAEEGAQAAKRVTSYLINNFKIRPKSWSIEKSIKTFINSINTILYKESQLNYERSELITTLALVVIEGNRLYGVNVGDSRVYLLRDASLTQLSSDHAMQEEGYENVLTQAIGISEDVEPYYFENIIQKNDKILLCSDGLYNVLSENEIKDNISKGAIALVKRASNHTKDHLPDDTTAVVLEVLNADEIEILKQQKLDIPRSLKAGQTIDGYKLEKPLIQNERTWLASKKTKQYVIKFAPVESKEDNQILDLFVKEAWNAKRLKAKFFPKAVIPKNRSARYYVMQLFDGEDLNNYLASHLHVTIDDAVELAQTLLNMSQFLLKYDLVHGDIKPNNIMIAKIDDDNTEYKVIDFGSITEIFSEESRAGTPSFLAPERFQGESISETSEIFAIGVTLYLSLTGKYPYGEIEPFQNPTFKEAKKPSYYNSNIPDWLDSVIMRAIALQKDQRYEHYSEMKYELTHPQKVKPYFIKNAPLIEKSPLLFYKRAFTIMTVINFILIYLVLK
- a CDS encoding formate/nitrite transporter family protein; this translates as MSYVKPEIVVDGMVTAGVYKSGLGVKDLLIRGSLAGALLGVATTLAIVASTQTHLPIVGALIFPVGFVMIVLLGLELVTGSFALLTTSLFDKKIGFAKLSVNWFWVFTGNLLGSLLFAALYSLVATKFGHVESSPVIDMIKHIAEAKTIGYEKIGADGIYTVFLKAVFCNWMVSLGVVMALTATTTIGKIAAMWLPILTFFGQGFEHAVVNMFVIPAGIMLGANVSVSQWWLWNEIPVTLGNIVGGAICTGMALYYTHRKNQA